In one Lolium rigidum isolate FL_2022 chromosome 3, APGP_CSIRO_Lrig_0.1, whole genome shotgun sequence genomic region, the following are encoded:
- the LOC124694504 gene encoding putative lipid-binding protein AIR1 has translation MASKTFSAACLLALLVAANTFVIGDACNSCQHHTPPTPTPSPSPPPPSPSPPPPAATPPSTTPCPPPPSSSGKCPKDTLKLGACANVLGLISAGIGKAPSGGGDKCCSLLGGLADLEAAVCLCTALKANVLGIVLNVPIKLSLILNYCGKSAPTGFQCA, from the coding sequence ATGGCGTCCAAGACCTTCTCGGCGGCGTGCCTCCTGGCGCTTCTGGTGGCCGCCAACACCTTCGTCATCGGCGACGCTTGCAACAGCTGCCAGCACCATACCCCGCCAACCCCGACCCCGTCCCCGTccccgccaccaccgtcaccatccCCTCCGCCTCCGGCAGCGACGCCCCCGAGCACCAcgccgtgccctcccccgccgtCGTCCTCCGGGAAGTGCCCCAAGGACACCCTGAAGCTTGGCGCCTGCGCCAACGTACTGGGCCTGATCAGCGCGGGCATCGGCAAGGcccccagcggcggcggcgacaagTGCTGCAGCCTCCTCGGCGGGCTCGCCGACCTCGAGGCCGCCGTGTGCCTCTGCACGGCGCTCAAGGCCAACGTGCTCGGCATCGTCCTCAACGTCCCCATCAAGCTCAGCCTCATCCTCAACTACTGCGGCAAGTCCGCCCCCACGGGCTTCCAGTGCGCCTAA